In the Symmachiella macrocystis genome, AGATTGGGAATCCGCCGCGCGGGAGTCCCGCCGTATTATGGATGATCAGGTCGGCCGTTAGTTGCGTCGTTTCAGGCGGTGAAAAGCCTCACGCTAAGGCGCAAAGCTAGCGAAGGAGTTGGGTGGGGAGGCCGTGTTCTTGGCGTCGCACAGCTGCTTTTTATGAGATTCACTCATTGTGCGTGGCTCGGCGGGAGCCTCGCCATCCCTTGTCGCTGGTTCTGTAAATTGAGGATTAGGGATTGGGGGGTGATGTGCAGATCAGGACAACCAACATTTCGGTGCCGGTGTTTTCGATGCCGTGCAGACACCACGGCGGCAGGTAGACGAAATCGCCTTTTTTCACCGGGCGCGAACCGCTGCCGAATGTCATTGTCCCGGCGCCTTCCATGATTACGTAGGTCTCTTCCGTCTCGTGTGACCCGGGTTCCAGAATCGCGTGTGGCGGAATGTAGAATACGACCAAGCCCATATTCTTTGCCGGGGCGTTGGGATTGACGGGATGCACGACTCGTACGGCGGGGGCGACGCAGTTGGGATAGACGACCGGCACCCCTTCTTGAACGGTGACGATCATCGGCTCAGGCGGCGTCTCCGGCTTGGGGATCTTGGGAGGTTCCGTACCTTGGTAGCCGACAAATTGTGTGAACTTGGCCATGACTGGAATCCTATTAGAGAGGGTGAATTGCAACTGAAGAAAGGGGCTGGATCCGTAGGCTGAGCAATAACGTCCATTAAAAGTCGCGGGTGTAGCCGGCAGTCCAACCGCCATCGACGGTGAGAATGTGACCGGTGATGTA is a window encoding:
- a CDS encoding cupin domain-containing protein, with amino-acid sequence MAKFTQFVGYQGTEPPKIPKPETPPEPMIVTVQEGVPVVYPNCVAPAVRVVHPVNPNAPAKNMGLVVFYIPPHAILEPGSHETEETYVIMEGAGTMTFGSGSRPVKKGDFVYLPPWCLHGIENTGTEMLVVLICTSPPNP